From a single Sinorhizobium sp. RAC02 genomic region:
- the opgC gene encoding OpgC domain-containing protein, which produces MTDRLGPVGAVPRERDTRLDVFRALALLTIFVNHVPGQYLEHLTHKNFGFSDSAEAFVLISGMSVGLAYGSRFAVGERLAVTLRILRRALTLYVAHIMTSVITFAIFAGGALWFGRPDLLSEINLRAVVDRTEQGVVSMVLLGHQFGYNNILSMYAVLFLMLPGFLWLYRRSAWLLIAVSGTLWLCAGIWQIAPSNFLDDGYWFLNPLSWQFLFVIGFVGVLRAKKKGFPRNPVLMALSAAYLVVSGLWVVLAWWNIDFSYGLPAVLTGFDKTFLSTTRLLHVLAGAYLVATIPVLSNWAALPLSHPLVAVGRHSLAVFIFGTILAMTGQVMMFVTGKNPILGTLYAILGIALHIAYARYLDWQAAVISQNAKRQGLQALPVKRNDSQR; this is translated from the coding sequence ATGACAGACAGACTTGGACCGGTGGGCGCTGTGCCGCGCGAACGCGACACACGCCTCGACGTCTTCCGGGCGCTTGCCCTGCTGACGATCTTCGTCAATCACGTTCCGGGCCAGTATCTGGAACACCTGACGCATAAGAACTTCGGCTTTTCCGATTCGGCGGAAGCCTTCGTCCTCATCTCGGGCATGTCGGTCGGGCTTGCCTATGGTTCTCGTTTTGCGGTCGGCGAGCGGTTGGCGGTGACGCTGCGCATCCTGCGTCGGGCGCTGACGCTCTACGTCGCGCATATCATGACGAGCGTCATCACCTTCGCGATCTTTGCCGGCGGCGCACTCTGGTTCGGCCGGCCGGATCTCCTGTCCGAGATCAACCTGCGCGCCGTGGTCGACCGCACGGAGCAGGGCGTGGTCAGCATGGTGCTGCTCGGCCATCAGTTCGGCTACAACAACATTCTCTCCATGTATGCCGTGCTGTTCCTGATGCTGCCGGGTTTCCTCTGGCTCTATCGGCGCAGCGCCTGGCTGCTGATCGCCGTCTCTGGCACGCTCTGGCTCTGTGCCGGTATCTGGCAGATCGCGCCGTCGAATTTTCTCGACGACGGCTACTGGTTCCTCAATCCGCTGTCCTGGCAGTTCCTGTTCGTCATCGGCTTCGTCGGCGTGTTGCGGGCGAAGAAGAAGGGTTTTCCCCGCAATCCGGTGCTGATGGCGTTGTCGGCCGCCTACCTCGTCGTGTCAGGGCTCTGGGTCGTGCTCGCCTGGTGGAACATCGACTTTTCCTATGGCCTGCCGGCAGTGCTGACCGGCTTCGACAAGACGTTCCTGTCGACCACCCGGCTGCTCCATGTGCTGGCCGGCGCCTATCTGGTGGCGACGATCCCGGTTCTGTCCAACTGGGCCGCATTGCCGCTCTCCCATCCGCTGGTGGCCGTGGGGCGGCATTCGCTTGCCGTCTTCATCTTCGGCACGATCCTTGCGATGACGGGGCAGGTGATGATGTTCGTGACCGGCAAGAACCCGATCCTCGGTACGCTCTACGCGATCCTCGGCATCGCGCTGCACATCGCCTATGCGCGCTATCTCGACTGGCAGGCAGCCGTCATCAGCCAGAACGCGAAACGGCAGGGCTTGCAGGCCCTGCCGGTCAAAAGGAACGACTCGCAACGATGA
- a CDS encoding glucoamylase family protein → MPLHNTPQASSRDADVKQIDYNDSIRATYLTLEELADCGEALARDKRAALPGFRPFEFRARHKENEKEIFRVYQTTAKDVEAGVQITPAAEWLLDNYYVVEEAIQEVRRDFPRRFFRQLPTLEVEGQVMPRTLAVAWLYVAHTHSSVSHDGLTAFVQGFQKVDALKIGELWALPSFIRFVLLENLRRISSRVERSRKMRLKANEVADELIRLNDPEKCIAHLQSMETFIDDNTFVIQLLYRLRDGLQASGAVIQWLERKIESRGSDLEELIVAENNRLSSGNVTMSSLIKSLRSVDDTEWPVWFESVSRLDEALRQRSDYSDLDFGSRNKYRNTIERFARRSGKTELEVTEIALTMTEEDAAAHVEDLDYKANVAAFLVGKKRKQLEKRIGYRPSMVQRAVRLTRKLDWFAIAAPNIILTLLAMIAVYFFLDPLDIPNGAWLIMLVLFALPASEGATGLFNTLVTFFVTPSRLVGYEFKDGIPDDARTLLAVPCLISKRDHVDELVRNLEVHYLANPRGEIYFALISDWADSQSEETPADLDVLEYAKREVAALSARYAYDGRTRFYFLHRRRLYNPSEGAWMGWERKRGKLHELNLLLRGDGDTTFLPGANIVPADVKYVMTLDSDTRLMRDAVTKLVGKMHHPINRPVIDEATGEITAGYSILQPRVTPSLTTGKEASTFQRIYSADRGIDPYVFTVSDIYQDLVGEGTFTGKGLYHVDAFEAAVKGRIGENAVLSHDLLEGSLSRCALVTDVELVEDFPTRYGVETSRQHRWARGDWQLLPYLFSPSSGISMIGRWKMYDNLRRSLIPIGWLVASVMGWYYMEPRQALIWQLVLIFLLFVAPTLSLISGIMPRRNDIVARAHVHRVISDIRAANAQVALRIVFIAHSAGLMADAIIRSLYRTFVSRKLMLEWRTAAQADSAARGGILAHYKTMWQAPALAVVSVALAMVSDTGLPFIGIPFALVWLLSPMIAWNVSQTAETEDQLVVSDYVATELRKIARRTWRYFETFVTAEQHFLPPDNFQETPQPVLAERTSPTNIGVYLLSVISARDFGWIGFEETVRRLEQTVSTIDGMPKYRGHLYNWYRTNTLETLGPRYVSAVDSGNLAGHLIAVSSMCREWAEAPSAFLQGSLDGIGDVASILSETLTELPDDRKTVRPLRRLIEERIAGFHNALAAVKREHEFASIRVINLSVLARDVNKLIVNLDHEIKSPQSGEVVHWASALVAACEAHIADSVFDLGSIETLRARLVVLRDRARDIAFSMDFGFLFRQERRLLSIGYRVETNELDEACYDLLASEARLTSLFAIAKGDLPTEHWYKLGRPVVPVGSRGALVSWSGSMFEYLMPPLVMQERQGGILNQTNNLVVKEQMNHGRRLGTPWGISEAAFNARDHELTYQYTNFGVPTLGLKRGLGQNAVIAPYASLLASQYAPAASLENLERLRKLGALGVYGFHDAVDFTPTRVPEGKTCAVVRNYMAHHHGMSIAAVANVVFNGALRERFHSDPVIEAAELLLQEKAPRDIPVINAKREPETVGSTQADLLRPEIRIIKDPFSRERETVFLSNGHYSVMLTANGAGYSRWNGQSVTRWKPDPTEDRWGSFLFLRDTATNEWWSATAEPKRAEGEETKTQFGDDKAEFIKTVGTLTSEVEVIVATEHDAEGRRLTLLNTGPEDRFIEVTSYMEPVISTDDADSAHPLFSKMFIRTEIGKRGDVVRAERQKRNPNEPDMTIAHLIVDNAGPSRRTEIETDRRRFIGRGRSLTTAAAFDPGAQLSGTDGFTLDPIMALRRVVRVPAGKKVKVIFWTIAAPSRAEVDAAIDRYRHPDVFNHEMIHAWTRSQVHMRHVGVTSQEAASFQMLGRYLTYPDMHLRADTGTIQSGLAAQSALWPLAISGDFPIFVLRINDEIDIDVARQALRAQDYLRHRGVTADLVILNERAASYAQDMQHTLDHMCENLRIRSQSDGARQHVFTVRRDLMDGTTWQALLATARAVFHARNGTLSDQIARTVALFSTPRGEEETKAETPAPKLPVPAGEPVDINGDGLSFWNGFGGFNAERREYAVRLRGGEATPQPWINVIANQHFGFHVSAEGAGYTWSRNSRDFQLTLWTNDPVINRPGEAFYVRDRERGTVMTPFATLSRKSSVKFETWHGLGYSAFRSWEDDIELDLVQTVDPEDPVKYSRLVVKNTGETERSLTVYGYVEWVLGNNPARTAPFVLTSHDEESGALFATNPYSFDFAGRTSFFAVDAPLSGFTAKRREFIGRGGDIVLPAAVVAGQALSGSAEGIGDPCAALAVDITLKPGETRELHFVLGDTADADSARALADKSRTADFDKVMTAVRGYWSDFTGTLQVKTPDAALDRMVNDWLPYQALGCRIQARSAFYQASGAYGFRDQLQDTLAFILHRPELARGQILNAASRQFVEGDVQHWWLPDNGAGVRTMISDDVVWLAHATEYYCRVTGDRAILDETLTFIEGQALTEGQHDAFFTPDRSSEEAPLYEHCARALDLALRRTGENGLPLILGGDWNDGMNRVGEAGRGTSVWLGWFLAGTLGGFIPLARERGDQTRAGQWEEHLGRLKVALETAGWDGSYYRRGYFDDGTPLGSSESAECRIDSIAQSWSVLSGMGSMERSRQAMDAVMENLVDREHGIIRLFTPPLVETPQDPGYIKAYPPGVRENGGQYTHAATWVVLALARQGRAEDAWTCFNLLNPINHAQNPEAAALYRVEPYVVAADVYGEGERTGQGGWSWYTGSAGLLYRAAVEGILGIRREAGRLFIEPVLPAAWSGYEATLKLDGQTLAIRIERADDGGWQASVNGTVIKSSNEGYLL, encoded by the coding sequence ATGCCCCTTCATAATACGCCGCAAGCCTCCTCGCGCGATGCCGACGTCAAGCAGATCGATTATAACGATTCGATCCGCGCCACCTATCTGACGCTGGAGGAGCTCGCCGATTGCGGTGAAGCGCTGGCGCGCGACAAACGCGCGGCCCTGCCCGGCTTCCGACCCTTCGAATTCCGTGCCCGGCACAAGGAAAACGAGAAGGAGATCTTCCGCGTCTACCAGACGACGGCGAAGGATGTCGAAGCGGGCGTGCAGATAACCCCCGCAGCCGAATGGCTGCTCGACAACTATTACGTCGTCGAAGAGGCGATCCAGGAAGTCCGTCGCGATTTCCCCCGCCGCTTCTTCCGCCAGTTGCCGACCCTGGAGGTCGAGGGACAGGTGATGCCGCGCACGCTCGCCGTCGCCTGGCTCTACGTCGCCCATACGCATAGCAGCGTCTCGCATGATGGCCTGACGGCTTTCGTTCAGGGCTTCCAGAAGGTCGATGCGCTGAAGATCGGCGAACTCTGGGCGCTGCCTTCCTTCATTCGTTTCGTGCTTCTTGAAAACCTCCGCCGCATTTCGAGCCGCGTCGAGCGCTCGCGCAAGATGCGGCTGAAGGCGAACGAGGTGGCGGACGAACTGATCCGGCTCAACGATCCGGAAAAATGCATTGCCCATCTCCAGTCGATGGAGACCTTCATCGACGACAACACCTTCGTCATCCAGCTGCTCTACCGGCTTCGTGACGGCCTGCAGGCCTCGGGCGCGGTGATCCAGTGGCTGGAGCGCAAGATCGAGAGCCGCGGCAGCGACCTCGAGGAGCTGATCGTCGCGGAGAACAACCGGCTGTCCTCCGGCAACGTCACGATGAGTTCGCTCATCAAGAGCCTGCGCTCCGTCGACGATACGGAATGGCCCGTCTGGTTCGAGAGCGTCAGCCGCCTCGACGAAGCGCTGCGCCAGCGCTCCGACTACAGCGACCTCGATTTCGGCTCGCGCAACAAGTACCGCAACACGATCGAGCGCTTCGCCCGCCGCTCCGGCAAGACCGAGCTGGAAGTGACCGAAATCGCGCTCACCATGACCGAGGAAGACGCGGCGGCGCATGTCGAGGACCTGGATTACAAGGCCAATGTGGCGGCCTTCCTCGTCGGCAAGAAGCGCAAGCAGCTCGAAAAGCGCATCGGCTATCGTCCGTCGATGGTCCAGCGCGCTGTGCGCCTGACCCGCAAGCTGGATTGGTTCGCGATTGCCGCGCCCAACATCATCCTGACGCTGCTGGCGATGATCGCTGTCTATTTCTTCCTCGATCCGCTCGATATTCCGAACGGCGCATGGCTGATCATGCTCGTGCTTTTCGCGCTGCCGGCCTCCGAGGGCGCGACCGGCCTTTTCAACACGCTGGTCACCTTCTTCGTCACGCCGTCCCGCCTTGTCGGTTATGAATTCAAGGACGGCATTCCGGACGATGCACGCACGCTGCTTGCCGTGCCCTGTCTGATTTCCAAGCGCGATCATGTCGACGAACTGGTGCGCAATCTCGAAGTGCACTACCTCGCCAATCCGCGTGGCGAGATCTATTTCGCGCTCATCAGCGACTGGGCCGACAGCCAGTCGGAAGAGACGCCGGCCGATCTCGACGTGCTCGAATACGCCAAGCGCGAGGTTGCGGCGCTGTCCGCCCGCTACGCCTATGACGGGCGCACGCGTTTCTACTTCCTGCACCGCCGCCGGCTCTACAATCCGTCGGAAGGCGCCTGGATGGGTTGGGAGCGCAAGCGCGGCAAGCTGCACGAGCTGAACCTGCTTCTGCGCGGCGACGGCGACACGACCTTCCTGCCGGGCGCCAACATCGTGCCGGCGGATGTCAAATATGTCATGACGCTCGATTCCGACACGCGCCTGATGCGCGATGCCGTGACCAAGCTTGTCGGCAAGATGCATCACCCGATCAACCGTCCCGTCATCGACGAGGCGACGGGCGAAATCACTGCCGGCTACAGCATTCTCCAGCCGCGCGTCACGCCTTCGCTGACGACCGGCAAGGAAGCCTCGACCTTCCAGCGCATCTATTCCGCCGACCGCGGCATCGACCCTTACGTCTTCACCGTGTCCGACATCTACCAGGACCTCGTCGGCGAAGGTACGTTCACCGGCAAGGGCCTCTATCACGTCGATGCCTTCGAGGCGGCCGTGAAGGGCCGGATCGGCGAGAATGCCGTGCTGAGCCACGACCTTCTCGAAGGCTCGCTGTCGCGCTGCGCGCTGGTGACGGATGTCGAGCTCGTCGAGGATTTCCCGACGCGCTACGGTGTCGAGACCTCGCGCCAGCATCGCTGGGCGCGCGGCGACTGGCAGCTGCTGCCCTACCTCTTCAGCCCGTCGAGTGGAATTTCCATGATCGGCCGCTGGAAGATGTACGACAACCTGCGCCGCAGCCTCATTCCGATCGGCTGGCTCGTCGCCTCCGTCATGGGCTGGTACTACATGGAGCCGCGCCAGGCGTTGATCTGGCAGCTCGTGCTGATCTTCCTGCTCTTCGTCGCGCCGACGCTGTCGCTGATCTCCGGCATCATGCCGCGCCGCAACGACATTGTCGCGCGTGCCCATGTGCATCGGGTCATCTCGGACATCCGCGCGGCGAACGCGCAGGTGGCACTCCGCATCGTCTTCATCGCCCACTCGGCCGGCTTGATGGCGGATGCGATCATCCGCTCGCTCTACCGCACCTTCGTCAGCCGCAAGCTGATGCTCGAATGGCGCACGGCCGCGCAGGCCGACAGTGCTGCGCGCGGCGGCATCCTCGCCCATTACAAAACCATGTGGCAGGCGCCGGCGCTCGCCGTGGTTTCCGTGGCGCTCGCCATGGTCTCCGATACGGGCCTGCCCTTCATCGGCATTCCCTTCGCCCTCGTCTGGCTGCTCTCGCCGATGATCGCCTGGAATGTCAGCCAGACGGCGGAGACCGAGGACCAGCTCGTCGTGTCCGACTATGTCGCCACTGAGCTGCGCAAGATCGCGCGGCGCACCTGGCGCTATTTCGAGACCTTCGTGACGGCCGAGCAGCACTTCCTGCCGCCGGACAATTTCCAGGAAACGCCGCAGCCGGTGCTTGCCGAGCGCACGTCGCCCACCAATATCGGCGTCTACCTGCTCTCGGTCATCTCCGCGCGCGATTTCGGCTGGATCGGTTTTGAAGAGACGGTTCGCCGCCTGGAGCAGACGGTTTCGACCATCGACGGCATGCCGAAATATCGTGGCCACCTCTACAACTGGTACCGTACGAACACGTTGGAAACGCTTGGCCCCCGCTACGTCTCGGCGGTCGACAGCGGCAACCTCGCCGGCCACCTCATCGCCGTCTCCTCCATGTGCCGCGAATGGGCCGAAGCGCCGTCGGCGTTTCTGCAAGGAAGCCTCGACGGCATCGGCGACGTGGCATCGATCCTGTCGGAGACGCTGACGGAACTCCCCGACGACCGCAAGACCGTCCGGCCGCTGCGCCGTCTCATCGAGGAGCGCATCGCCGGCTTCCACAACGCGCTTGCCGCCGTCAAGCGCGAGCACGAATTCGCCTCCATCCGCGTCATCAACCTTTCGGTGCTGGCGCGCGACGTCAACAAGCTGATCGTCAACCTCGACCATGAGATCAAGTCGCCGCAGAGCGGCGAGGTCGTGCACTGGGCAAGCGCGCTGGTCGCGGCCTGCGAGGCACATATCGCCGACAGCGTCTTCGACCTTGGCAGCATCGAGACGTTGCGGGCGCGGCTGGTCGTGCTGCGCGACCGTGCGCGCGACATCGCCTTCTCGATGGATTTCGGCTTCCTGTTCCGCCAGGAGCGTCGCCTGCTGTCCATCGGCTACCGCGTCGAGACCAACGAACTCGACGAGGCCTGCTATGACCTGCTCGCCTCGGAAGCGCGCCTCACCAGCCTGTTTGCCATCGCCAAGGGGGATCTTCCCACCGAGCACTGGTACAAGCTCGGCCGCCCGGTCGTGCCGGTCGGCTCGCGCGGTGCGCTGGTCTCCTGGTCCGGCTCGATGTTCGAATATCTCATGCCGCCGCTCGTCATGCAGGAGCGTCAGGGCGGTATCCTCAACCAGACGAACAATCTGGTGGTGAAGGAGCAGATGAACCACGGCCGCCGTCTCGGTACGCCCTGGGGCATTTCGGAAGCGGCCTTCAACGCCCGCGACCACGAGCTGACCTATCAGTACACCAATTTCGGTGTGCCGACGCTCGGCCTCAAGCGCGGCCTCGGCCAGAATGCGGTGATCGCGCCCTATGCCTCGCTGCTTGCGTCGCAATATGCGCCGGCGGCCTCGCTCGAAAATCTCGAGCGTCTGCGCAAGCTCGGTGCTCTCGGCGTTTACGGCTTCCACGATGCCGTCGACTTCACGCCGACGCGTGTGCCGGAGGGCAAGACCTGCGCGGTCGTGCGCAACTACATGGCGCACCATCACGGCATGTCGATCGCCGCCGTTGCCAACGTCGTCTTCAATGGCGCGCTGCGCGAACGTTTCCACTCTGACCCGGTCATCGAGGCTGCCGAACTTCTCCTGCAGGAAAAGGCGCCGCGCGACATTCCGGTGATCAACGCCAAGCGCGAACCGGAAACCGTCGGCAGCACGCAGGCCGACCTGTTGCGCCCGGAAATCCGCATCATCAAGGATCCGTTCTCCAGGGAGCGCGAGACCGTCTTCCTGTCGAACGGTCACTACTCGGTCATGCTGACGGCGAACGGTGCCGGCTATTCGCGCTGGAACGGCCAGTCGGTCACCCGCTGGAAGCCTGACCCGACGGAAGACCGCTGGGGTTCTTTCCTCTTCCTGCGCGATACGGCAACGAATGAGTGGTGGTCCGCCACCGCCGAGCCGAAGCGTGCCGAGGGCGAGGAAACGAAAACCCAGTTCGGCGACGACAAGGCGGAGTTCATCAAGACCGTCGGTACGCTGACGAGCGAGGTCGAGGTCATCGTTGCCACCGAGCACGATGCCGAAGGCCGTCGCCTGACGCTGCTCAACACCGGGCCGGAAGACCGCTTCATCGAAGTGACCTCCTACATGGAACCGGTGATTTCGACGGATGACGCCGACAGCGCCCATCCGCTGTTCTCCAAAATGTTCATCCGCACCGAGATCGGCAAGCGCGGCGACGTCGTGCGCGCCGAGCGGCAGAAGCGCAATCCGAACGAACCGGACATGACGATCGCCCACTTGATCGTCGATAATGCCGGCCCCTCGCGCCGCACCGAAATCGAGACGGACCGCCGCCGCTTCATCGGCCGGGGCCGGTCGCTGACGACGGCTGCCGCCTTCGATCCGGGTGCACAGCTTTCCGGCACGGACGGCTTCACGCTCGATCCGATCATGGCGCTGCGCCGCGTCGTGCGCGTACCGGCCGGCAAGAAGGTCAAGGTCATCTTCTGGACCATTGCTGCCCCCAGCCGTGCCGAAGTGGATGCGGCCATCGACCGCTATCGCCATCCGGACGTGTTCAACCATGAAATGATCCATGCCTGGACGCGCTCGCAGGTGCATATGCGCCATGTTGGTGTGACCTCGCAGGAGGCGGCGAGCTTCCAGATGCTCGGCCGTTATCTCACCTATCCGGACATGCACCTTCGCGCCGATACCGGCACGATCCAGAGCGGGCTTGCCGCCCAGTCGGCGCTGTGGCCGCTGGCGATTTCCGGCGACTTCCCGATCTTCGTGCTGCGCATCAACGACGAGATCGACATCGACGTCGCCCGCCAGGCACTGCGTGCACAGGACTACCTGCGCCATCGCGGTGTCACGGCCGACCTCGTGATCCTCAACGAACGCGCCGCCTCCTACGCGCAGGACATGCAGCACACGCTCGACCATATGTGCGAAAACCTGCGCATCCGCAGCCAGTCCGACGGCGCGCGCCAGCACGTCTTCACGGTGCGCCGCGACTTGATGGACGGCACAACCTGGCAGGCGCTTCTCGCCACGGCGCGGGCCGTCTTCCACGCGCGCAATGGCACGCTTTCCGACCAGATCGCCCGCACGGTCGCCCTGTTCTCCACGCCGCGTGGCGAGGAAGAGACAAAGGCCGAAACGCCAGCACCCAAGCTGCCGGTGCCCGCCGGCGAGCCGGTCGACATAAACGGTGACGGTCTTTCCTTCTGGAACGGTTTCGGCGGCTTCAACGCCGAGCGCCGGGAATATGCCGTGCGACTGCGCGGCGGCGAAGCGACACCGCAGCCGTGGATCAACGTCATCGCCAACCAGCATTTCGGCTTCCACGTCTCGGCGGAGGGCGCCGGCTACACCTGGAGCCGCAATTCGCGCGACTTCCAGCTGACGCTCTGGACGAACGATCCGGTCATCAACCGTCCGGGCGAGGCCTTCTATGTGAGAGACCGCGAGCGCGGCACGGTGATGACACCCTTCGCCACGCTGTCGCGCAAGTCCTCGGTGAAGTTTGAGACCTGGCATGGCCTCGGCTATTCCGCCTTCCGCAGCTGGGAAGACGATATCGAGCTCGATCTCGTGCAGACGGTCGATCCGGAGGATCCGGTCAAATATTCGCGCCTCGTCGTGAAAAACACCGGTGAAACGGAACGCAGCCTGACGGTCTATGGCTATGTCGAATGGGTGCTCGGCAACAACCCCGCCAGGACCGCGCCCTTCGTGCTGACCAGCCATGACGAGGAAAGCGGCGCGCTCTTTGCAACGAACCCGTACAGCTTCGACTTTGCCGGCCGGACCAGCTTCTTCGCCGTCGATGCGCCGCTCTCGGGCTTCACCGCGAAACGGCGCGAGTTCATCGGCCGCGGCGGCGATATCGTGCTGCCGGCGGCTGTCGTCGCGGGGCAGGCACTGTCCGGTTCCGCTGAAGGCATCGGCGACCCCTGCGCGGCGCTTGCCGTCGATATCACGCTGAAACCCGGCGAGACGCGTGAACTGCATTTCGTGCTCGGCGACACGGCCGATGCGGACAGCGCCCGTGCGCTGGCCGACAAGAGCCGCACGGCGGATTTCGACAAGGTCATGACCGCCGTTCGTGGCTACTGGAGCGACTTTACCGGCACGCTGCAGGTCAAGACGCCCGATGCGGCGCTCGACCGCATGGTCAACGACTGGCTGCCCTATCAGGCGCTGGGTTGCCGCATCCAGGCCCGCTCGGCCTTCTACCAGGCGAGCGGCGCCTACGGCTTCCGCGACCAGTTGCAGGACACGCTTGCCTTCATCTTGCACCGGCCGGAGCTTGCCCGCGGGCAGATCCTCAACGCCGCCTCGCGGCAGTTCGTCGAAGGCGACGTGCAGCATTGGTGGTTGCCGGACAACGGCGCCGGTGTGCGCACCATGATCTCCGACGACGTGGTGTGGCTTGCCCATGCGACTGAATATTATTGCCGGGTCACCGGCGACCGGGCGATCCTCGACGAAACGCTGACCTTCATCGAGGGGCAGGCGCTTACCGAGGGCCAGCACGATGCGTTCTTCACGCCGGATAGGTCGTCCGAAGAGGCGCCGCTCTATGAACATTGCGCTCGTGCACTCGACCTGGCGCTGCGCCGCACGGGAGAGAACGGCCTGCCGCTCATCCTCGGTGGTGACTGGAACGACGGCATGAACCGCGTCGGCGAAGCCGGCCGCGGCACGAGCGTCTGGCTTGGCTGGTTCCTTGCCGGCACGCTTGGCGGCTTCATCCCGCTTGCCCGCGAGCGGGGCGATCAGACCCGTGCCGGCCAATGGGAAGAGCATCTCGGCCGCCTCAAGGTCGCGCTGGAAACGGCGGGCTGGGACGGCAGCTATTACCGTCGCGGCTATTTCGATGATGGCACGCCGCTCGGTTCTTCCGAGAGCGCGGAATGCCGGATTGATTCGATCGCACAGAGCTGGAGTGTGCTGTCCGGCATGGGCAGCATGGAACGGTCGCGCCAGGCGATGGATGCGGTGATGGAAAACCTCGTCGACCGGGAGCATGGCATCATCCGCCTGTTCACTCCGCCGCTCGTCGAGACCCCGCAGGATCCCGGCTACATCAAGGCCTATCCGCCGGGTGTGCGCGAAAACGGCGGCCAGTATACCCATGCCGCGACCTGGGTCGTGCTGGCGCTGGCGCGGCAGGGCCGGGCCGAAGATGCCTGGACCTGCTTCAACCTGCTGAACCCGATCAACCACGCACAGAACCCGGAGGCGGCGGCACTCTACCGCGTCGAGCCTTATGTCGTTGCCGCCGATGTCTATGGCGAAGGCGAACGCACGGGGCAGGGCGGCTGGAGCTGGTATACGGGGTCGGCCGGACTGCTCTACCGCGCGGCCGTCGAGGGCATCCTCGGTATCCGCAGGGAGGCGGGTCGCCTGTTCATCGAACCAGTGCTGCCGGCGGCGTGGAGCGGCTACGAGGCGACGCTCAAGCTGGACGGCCAAACACTTGCGATCCGCATCGAGCGTGCCGATGACGGTGGATGGCAAGCAAGTGTGAACGGAACTGTCATCAAATCTTCAAACGAGGGTTATTTGCTCTGA